A genomic window from Ascaphus truei isolate aAscTru1 chromosome 1, aAscTru1.hap1, whole genome shotgun sequence includes:
- the LOC142497380 gene encoding uncharacterized protein LOC142497380 isoform X4 encodes MEDMNVESMRNDNVEELEKIEHTVDFKGLETGSSEEVPTNKEAQITYCPPNDTDSIADTIGFVVPGEGCFEKPLVPTSREDHCYSYAMGGLDPDLKQKKRIHRVKKAVNDRFTDTVEVSDLQPSTRKVLPIIFQEEAKDDGSDCDKTSKVSHLRMSQHSCTDTFYKGLLLKDDIFEQNTISQEDESLTEQKMGHSMENVNVKSTRDDNVEELEKIEQKVNLKGLENESSEEVPTNEETQITCCPPNDTDSIADIIGFIVSGEWGVEKPLVPTSREDHCYSYVMGGLDPDLKQKKRIHRVKKAVNDRFTDNVEASDLQPSTKDVLPMIFQEEPKDDGRVSQLRRSQRSCKGARYKALLSEGMLTSLRNDNKTDGIFKRNKISQEEDSLVEQKMGHSMEDMNVENTRDDNVEEVKQIEHKVDFKGLETGSSEEVPTNKEAQITYCPPSDSIADTIEFVIIGKWGVEKPLALTNRKDQCCSYAMGGLDPNLKPKKKRQSVKKAVKDKFTYNEEVSDLQPSAKEVLPIILQEDAKDDGSDGDKTAKVLQSQRSFTNAFYNALLSEPMLASLHDDNNTDDIFEQNKTSQEGNNLTEQKMGHSMENMTVESTRDDNVEEVKQIEQKVDFKGLETGSSEDVPTNKEAQITYCPPRDTDSIADTIEFVIKGEWGVEKPLVPTSKKDQCCPGEMGGSGPNRKEKKRRQRVKKAENNRFTDNVEASDLQPSRKEVIPMIFQEEANDDGSVGDKTTKVLKSQRSCKGAHYKALLSEGMLTSLHNDNKTGKPNSKRLRSSVEKDTWETVLGRPGLNRKIKSHEDVAPGLAQLEEKCESNHHTEQCSVISDQEDLALKRKKAKYNGSVQEQQSKRAGSQAQNAKRSNKKKGSVQNRSYGNKSNNNNNKTMERDVRNADVDFWNMPALWVLPRWTSACLRIDPQGEAESGYEAAERAGQRAFLEHAEAARGRRGTELRSYRKRSTSQCALSIRLTKLRRLEKQPPTPLPEHFYCPVTFQRQHISALKLHDVTCHLPAEDLMHCSYKDFRERMLGIYSGNASETPVLHIIPAEEEHTSTENQSLADRSTS; translated from the exons ATGGAAGACATGAATGTGGAAAGCATGAGGAATGATAATGTGGAGGAACTGGAAAAGATAGAACACACAGTTGACTTCAAGGGATTGGAAACTGGATCATCAGAAGAAGTTCCAACCAATAAGGAGGCTCAGATAACCTACTGTCCTCCAAATGACACTGATAGTATTGCAGATACTATAGGATTCGTTGTACCTGGAGAGGGGTGTTTTGAAAAACCTTTAGTGCCAACCAGCAGAGAAGACCACTGTTATTCCTATGCGATGGGAGGCTTAGACCCAGATCTAAAACAGAAGAAAAGGATACACAGAGTGAAGAAGGCGGTGAATGATAGATTTACAGATACCGTGGAGGTGTCAGATCTTCAGCCCTCAACAAGGAAAGTTCTTCCAATTATATTCCAAGAAGAGGCCAAAGATGATGGAAGTGATTGTGATAAGACATCAAAAGTCTCTCACTTGAGAATGTCACAACATTCTTGCACGGATACCTTTTATAAAGGATTATTGTTAAAAG ATGATATTTTTGAACAAAACACAATATCACAGGAAGACGAATCTTTGACTGAGCAAAAG ATGGGTCATTCAATGGAAAACGTGAATGTGAAAAGCACTAGGGATGATAATGTGGAGGAACTGGAAAAGATAGAACAGAAAGTTAACTTAAAGGGATTAGAAAATGAATCATCAGAAGAAGTTCCAACCAATGAGGAGACTCAGATAACCTGCTGTCCTCCAAATGACACTGATAGTATTGCAGATATTATAGGATTCATTGTATCAGGAGAGTGGGGTGTTGAAAAACCTTTAGTGCCAACAAGCAGAGAAGACCACTGTTATTCCTATGTGATGGGAGGCTTAGATCCAGATCTAAAACAGAAGAAAAGGATACACAGAGTGAAGAAGGCTGTGAATGATAGATTTACAGATAATGTGGAGGCGTCAGATCTGCAGCCCTCAACAAAGGACGTTCTTCCAATGATATTCCAAGAAGAGCCCAAAGATGATGGAAGGGTCTCTCAATTGAGAAGGTCACAAAGATCTTGCAAGGGTGCCCGTTATAAAGCATTATTGTCAGAGGGCATGTTAACTTCCCTACGTAATGATAATAAAACAG ATGGAATTTTTAAACGAAACAAAATTTCACAGGAAGAAGATTCTTTGGTTGAGCAAAAG ATGGGTCATTCAATGGAAGACATGAATGTGGAAAACACTAGGGATGATAATGTGGAGGAAGTGAAACAGATAGAACACAAAGTTGACTTCAAGGGATTGGAAACTGGATCATCAGAAGAAGTTCCAACCAATAAAGAGGCTCAGATAACCTACTGTCCTCCAAGTGATAGTATTGCAGATACTATAGAATTCGTTATAATAGGAAAGTGGGGTGTTGAAAAACCTTTAGCGCTAACCAATAGAAAAGACCAATGTTGTTCCTATGCGATGGGAGGCTTAGACCCAAATCTAAAACcgaagaaaaagagacaaagtgTGAAAAAGGCGGTGAAAGATAAATTTACATATAATGAGGAGGTATCAGATCTTCAGCCCTCAGCAAAGGAAGTTCTTCCAATAATACTCCAAGAAGACGCCAAAGATGATGGAAGTGATGGTGATAAGACAGCAAAAGTCTTGCAGTCACAAAGATCTTTCACAAATGCTTTTTATAACGCATTATTGTCAGAGCCCATGTTAGCTTCTCTACATGATGATAATAATACAG ATGACATTTTTGAACAAAACAAAACCTCACAGGAAGGAAATAATTTGACTGAGCAAAAG ATGGGTCATTCAATGGAAAACATGACTGTGGAAAGTACTAGGGATGATAATGTGGAGGAAGTGAAACAGATAGAACAGAAAGTTGACTTCAAGGGATTGGAAACTGGATCATCAGAAGACGTTCCAACCAATAAGGAGGCTCAGATAACCTACTGTCCTCCAAGGGACACTGACAGTATTGCAGATACTATAGAATTTGTTATAAAAGGAGAGTGGGGTGTTGAAAAACCTTTAGTGCCAACCAGTAAAAAAGACCAATGTTGTCCTGGTGAGATGGGAGGCTCAGGCCCAAATcgaaaagagaagaaaaggagacaAAGAGTGAAGAAGGCTGAGAATAATAGATTTACAGATAATGTTGAGGCGTCAGATCTTCAGCCATCAAGAAAGGAAGTTATTCCAATGATATTCCAAGAAGAGGCCAACGATGATGGAAGTGTTGGTGATAAGACAACAAAAGTATTGAAGTCACAAAGATCTTGCAAGGGTGCCCACTATAAAGCATTATTGTCAGAGGGCATGTTAACTTCTCTTCATAATGATAATAAAACAG GGAAACCCAACTCAAAAAGACTCAGATCATCTGTGGAGAAAGACACGTGGGAAACAGTCCTAGGGAGGCCTGGCCTGAATAGAAAAATAAAGTCCCATGAAGATGTTGCTCCGGG ATTAGCCCAGCTAGAAGAGAAATGTGAAAGTAATCACCATACAGAGCAGTGCAGTGTGATATCAGACCAGGAAGACTTAGCCCTAAAAAGGAAGAAAGCTAAATATAATGGATCTGTTCAGGAGCAGCAAAGCAAGAGAG CAGGTTCTCAAGCACAAAATGCGAAGCGCTCAAACAAAAAAAAGGGTTCTGTCCAAAACAGGAGCTACGGGAATAaaagcaacaacaacaacaacaagacGATGGAGAGGGATGTTAGAAATGCAGACGTGGATTTTTG GAACATGCCCGCTCTCTGGGTCTTACCTCGCTGGACTTCCGCCTGTTTAAGGATAGAcccacagggagaggcagagtcCGGATACGAGGCAGCAGAGCGAGCAGGCCAGCGCGCCTTTCTGGAGCATGCTGAAGCGGCGAGAGGAAGGCGAGGCACAGAACTTCGTAGCTACAGAAAAAGGAGCACGTCCCAATGTGCGCTATCAATTCG ACTAACAAAGCTGAGAAGACTTGAAAAGCAGCCGCCTACTCCTCTCCCCGAGCACTTCTACTGTCCTGTAACATTTCAGCGGCAGCACATATCAGCTCTGAAATTACATGATGTGACTTGTCATTTGCCTGCTGAAGACCTCATGCACT GTTCTTATAAGGACTTCAGGGAACGAATGCTTGGAATTTATAGTGGAAATGCGAGTGAGACCCCAGTTCTGCATATTATTCCTGCAGAAGAGGAGCACACTTCTACTGAGAACCAATCTCTGG CAGACCGAAGCACAAGCTAA